Sequence from the Myxococcales bacterium genome:
GCGCGCCTGCATCGGCGACGGCCGCCGCACCCCCGGCCGCAACGCCCGCAGCCGCGAGCGGCGAGACCGCGGCCGCCGACAAGCCCTCGCCCAACACCATCTACGCCGAAGGCCTCGGGGCCGCGATCGCCTATTCGATCAACTACGAGCGCCGCGTCATCGACGACCTCGGTGTCCGCGCCGGCTTCAGCTACCTCTCCTTCAGCGCGTCGGCGGGCACGGCGTCGTCCAGTGCGTCGCTCATGAGCTTCCCCATCACCGCCAGCTACCTCGGCGTTCGCGGCCGAAAGAGCGGCCTCGAGGTCGGCGGCGGCGTCAACCTCATGTACGCGTCGGGAGCCGGGTCAAGCCTTGGCCGCGAATCGTCGAGCTCGGGCCTCGGAGCGCTGCCGCTCGCGATGATCGGCTATCGGTTGCACCCCGTCGACGGCGCCGGCTTCAACTTTCGCGTCGGCCTCATGGCCTTCGCAGGAAGCGGCGTCGGCCTCTCCGCGAAGGCCGGCGAGTTCGGCGTCCTGCCGTGGGGCTACATCAGCTTCGGCGCGTCGTTCTAAACATCCTCGCGGCTGCTAAGATGGCGCGGTGAAGTTCGCCCGCTCGTTCGCCGCCGCGGCCGCCGCGCTGGCCCTCTCCGTCGCAGGGAGCGCCAGCGCCAACGGCCGTTTTCCGGCGGCCAACCAGCTCGTCGTGACGCCGGGCAACGAGCAGGAGCTCACGCTCAGGGTCACCTTCGGGGTCCTTCGTTCATCGAACGGCGGCGCGAGCTGGGACTGGATCTGCGAGCGCGCCATCGGCTACGGCGGCCTCTACGATCCGCCCATGTCGGTCTTCGAGGGCGGCGCGATTCTCGCGGGCACCATCGACGGCCTGGCGATTTCGCGAAACGGCGGCTGCGGCTGGGCCTTTGACGCGACGCTCGGCAAGAAGGCGATCATCGATTCCACGGTGCGGGGCGACGCACCGCGCGAGGGTCTGGTGCTCGCCACGAAGAACGTGGGGGCGACCGACGCCGGCGCCGCGCTCTACACGACCGAGATCTTCCGAACCCTCGATGCGGGCGTGACGTGGACGGTCGTCTCGAGCGCCTTCGAACCGACGTTCATCGCGCAAACGATCGAGGTCGCAAAGAGCGAGCCGCAGCGGGTCTACGTCTCCGGCAGCGGCGACGGGCAGGGGCTCTTCTATGTCTCCGACGACGGCGGCGTCACCTACGAGAAGCGCACCGTCCCGCTCGAGAAGCCGGCCGAGCTGAACCCGTTCATCGCGGCCGTCGATCCCAACAACAAGGACCGCGTCTACGTCCGCACGAGCGGCAAGTCGGGCCGTCTCCTCGTGACCGACGACGGCGGTAAATCCTTCCGCGCGGTCCATTCGGGTGCGCCGCTCGTCGGCTTCGCGCTCGCGCCCGACGGCTCGCGGATCACCATCGGGTCGCCGGAGGGCGTCTACGTGGCGGACCGTGACGCGCTCGCGTTTGCGCGCGTCTCGGAGCTCGCGGTGCAGTGCTTGTTTCGAACGGCGAAGACGCTCTACGCATGCGGCGCCACCGGCGGCAGCTTCGCGCTCGGCGCGTCGACCGACGAAGGACGCACCTTCAAACCGGTGCTTGAACTCAAGGACGTTCGCGGCCCGCTGGCCTGCGGCGCCGGAAGCTCCACGGCCCAGTGCGAAGCCGACTGGCCCGCGCTCCGCGCCACGCTGCGCGCCGACGGCACGACCGACGGCGCCGTCGATGGGGGCTCAGCGGGCCCCGGCGGCAAGGGCCTCGGCATCTACAGCGCCGAGGGCGGTTGCTCCACGCTCGCCGGACGTGACGCTGGCGCCGGCAAGCTGGCGGCAGGGGTCGCGCTCGCCGCGGTGGTGATTGTGCTTCGGCGCCGACGACGCTGAGCGAAGCCAGCACGCCCTGGGCTCAAGCAGATCACGCTCAGCGAGCTAGACCTCGAACTCGCCCTTTTCCAAGATCTCCGTGACGCGCCACAAGAAGGAGTTGGCGGCCACGCCGTCGACGATGCGGTGGTCGTAGCTGAGCGCCACGTACATCACCGGGTGAATCGCCATGAGGTCTTCGCCGTTTGGCCCCTCGACGACGACGACGCGCTTTTGGATCTCGCCCATGCGGAGGATGCCCACGTTCGGCTGGTTGATGATGGCGCCGCCGAAGAGGTTGCCCTTCATGCCGGGATTCGAGACGGAGAACGATGCGCCGCTCAAGTCGTCGATGGTGATCTTGCCCGACTTGGCGCGCTTCGCCAGGTCGTCCACGCCGCGCACCATGCCACGAATCCCGAGCTCGTCGGCGCGTCGCACCACGGGCACGACGAGGCCGTCGGGCGAGTCCACCGCCACGCCGAGGTTGACGTCCTTCAAGAGCACGTAGGCGTCGTCGAGGACGCGCGCGTTAAGCGAGCGGTTCTCGCGGAGCGCTCGCGCCGTCGCGACGCAAACGAAGGCGAGCATCGTGAGCGACATGCCCTCCTTCTTGTAGGCGTCCTTGTTGGCCTCGCGCAGAAGGGACACGCGATGGAGGTCGACCTCCGCCACCGTCACGACGTGCGGCGAGGAGACCTTCGAGTACGTCATGTGGTCGGCGGTGATGCGCCGACGACGGGTGAACGGCACGACCGTGTCACCGTCGTGCTGCTTGTAGGCGGGCACCTTGAAGGACCCGTATCCGACGCCGGGGATCGGCGGCACGAAGCCGCCACCTTGGTTGACCATCTGGGCAAGCTCCTGGGCTCGTGGCGACGCCGCCGCTGCGGACCGGGCCGGCGCGGAGGGTACGAGCGGCGCGCCGTTGCCATCGGCACCCGCGGCGCCGGGCTTCGCGCGCATCACGTCGTCTTTCGTGATCCGCCCGAAGTCGCCGGACCCTTTGACGGCGCTCAAGTCGACGTCGTTCTCGAGAGCCGCCTTGCGGGCCGTGGGCGTCGCCAGAGCGGCGCCGGTGGCGCTGCGCACAGCCCCCGGCGGCTCGGTGATGGGCGTCCGCGCCGCGACGGCCGACGCGACGGTTGTTGCGGGAGCCGCGGCCGCCGCCGCCGTCACGCCCTCTTCGATCTGGCAGAGCACAGCGTTGACGGGGACGACGTCGCCTTCGTGCGCGACGAGCTTGGCGATTCGTCCTGCCGCAGGGGCGGGAATTTCGCTGTCGGCCTTGTCCGTTCCGATCTCGACGATCCCCTGATCCTTCTTCACGACGTCGCCCTCACGGACGAGCCACTTGCTGACGGTGCCTTCGGCCACACTCTCGCCGAGCTGGGGCAGTTTGACGTCGATGAGCATTGGCAATGCTTTTACGCCCCTGGGTGGGCGCTGGCAACAGGCGGTCGGGCCTACGGGGCGGTGCGCACGAAGCTGGCGAGGAAATAGCCGTCGGTGCCGTGGACGTGCGGCAAGAGTCGCCCCATGGTTGCGTCACCGAAGATCGCGCGCGCCTCGTCGCTCGCGAAGGGCGCGGGCCTAAATCCATGGGCGTCGAGGGCCGCGGCGGCGAGGACGTCTTCGGCCTCCTCACGAAGGACGCTGCACACGGCATAGACGAGACGGCCGCCGACCCGCACATGCGAGCTGGCGCGCTCGAGGATGGCGCGCTGCAGCGCCTGCAGCTCCGCGAGCCCCGTTTCGCTTCGACGAAGGAGCAGGTCCGGGCGGCGACGAAGGGTGCCGCTGCCGGAGCACGGCGCATCCACCAGCACCGCGTCGTAGCCCGCCGGCACATCGCCGCTGCCGGCGGTCCAATCAACGGCGTACGTCGTCGACGACGGTCCGCCGCTGGGCGTCGCGATTCGGTCGAGCTTGAACGGGTGGAGGTCCGCCGCGTCGACGGTGCCGCCGGCGCCGACGCGGAAGCCAAGGAGTCGCGTCTTGTGCCCGCGACCGGCGCACGCGTCGAGAACGCGCTCACCGCCCTTCGCCCCGAGCGCGAGCGCCACGAGTTGCGAGCCTTCCTCTTGGATCGAGACGGACTCGCCGGGGAGCAGCTCATCGATGCGGCCGGCGCCCCGCGCCACGATGGCGAGCGGCGAGACTTGGCCCGGCTCCAGCACCGCCTCTGGCGGAGCGACGGCGCGCAGCCGCTCGAGAATCGCGTTGCGCTCCTCCGCATGAGGCACCACGAGACCGAGCGGCGGCGAACTAGCGCCAAGATCGATCATTTGGTCTCGGCCTTCTTTGCCGATGGAACGTTCGAGCGCGCGCCCGAGCCACGGCGGCACGGAGGCCCGAAGCGCGAGCGTCAACGAAGGACGCTCGGGACTCACGGAGGCGGCGACCTTGCGCAGGATCGCGTTGGCAAACCCAGCGACGCGCGCATCCGACGCGGCGCGGATGGCCACCACCGCTTCGTTGACCGCGGCGTAGGGCGGAATGCGGTCGAGGAAACAAATCTGATACGAGGCGATGGCCAAGGAGGCGCGCACGCGCGGCCTCTGTTTGGTGACGCTCTTCTTCGCGTGCTTGTCGAGCTTCGCCTCAAGCCAAGGCAAGACCCGCAACGTTCCGTAACATAGCTCGGTCGCCAAGGCGCGCTCGCGCGCGTCGAGCTGCGGCGCGCGAACAAGCTCGGCCTCGAGCGCCGCGGAAGCGAAGGCGTCGTCGTCGAAGACGCGCGCCAGGGCCGCCTCCGCCACGAGCCGCGCCGTAGGCACGCGGGACTTGGTGGCGACGCTCACTCGACCTTGAGGCGGAGCGCGTACGGCGGCGTGTAGTAGATGCTGCTCGCGTCGTAGGGCATCGTGAAGACGACGGCCTTCTCACAAGCCGCGAGCGCGACGCCACCGCCGTTGGCCTTCGTGAGACCGGGGCACCAGCTCGATCCGTTCGACTCGGGGCTCTTGTAGGTCGCCCCGGCCGGGTAGGAGCCGAAGGAGCCCTCCGACATGACCGTCGCACATTGCAGGCGCTCGCCGTCGGTCGCGGGCGGCGTGGGGCGTTTGTAGATTGCAAGCAATGCGTCGTCCTCCGACAGGGTGCCCGTCGAACAGACGGCCCACGCCGAGAGGGTGAGCGATTGCGGTTGGTTGTTCTGAACGACCCACGTGCGATACGGCTGCGGGGTGCGCGTCGTGGCCAAGCTCGTGGGGCACACGCCGGCGTTCAGCGGCGGCGCCGTCGGCGCGGTGCTGAAGCTGGTGAACACCGTCGTGACGTCGCCGGCGGCGCCGAGCGCGACGTCGACACCAGAGGGATCACACACGACCAGGAGCGGCGAGGTCGCCGAGTCGCCACCGCCCGGTCCGGGCGAATGAACGTGAATGCCCAGCGTGCCCAGCGCGGCGAGCTTCGGCGCCGGCACGAGCGCTTCGAGCTCGTTGCCCGAGACGAAGGTCGTCGTCACGTCGGTGTTGGCCACGCGCACCACCGACTGCGGGACGAAGCCGGTGCCGAGGACCGAGATCTTCTTGTCGGAGCCGCCGTAGAAGGCGGTGTTCGGTTGGAGCTTGGTGATGGAAGGCGCGGGGTTCTGCACCTCGAAGGTCACGGGGCTCGAGACGCCACCGCCGGGCGGCGGGTTGGTCACGACGATGGGGAACGTGCCCGACGTGGTGAGGAGCGCCGCGGGGATCGTCGCGCTCATCTGCGTTTGGTCGGTGACCGTCGTCGGGATGTTGACGCCGTTGAACGAGACGCTGGAGCCGGAGCC
This genomic interval carries:
- a CDS encoding 2-oxo acid dehydrogenase subunit E2, whose product is MLIDVKLPQLGESVAEGTVSKWLVREGDVVKKDQGIVEIGTDKADSEIPAPAAGRIAKLVAHEGDVVPVNAVLCQIEEGVTAAAAAAPATTVASAVAARTPITEPPGAVRSATGAALATPTARKAALENDVDLSAVKGSGDFGRITKDDVMRAKPGAAGADGNGAPLVPSAPARSAAAASPRAQELAQMVNQGGGFVPPIPGVGYGSFKVPAYKQHDGDTVVPFTRRRRITADHMTYSKVSSPHVVTVAEVDLHRVSLLREANKDAYKKEGMSLTMLAFVCVATARALRENRSLNARVLDDAYVLLKDVNLGVAVDSPDGLVVPVVRRADELGIRGMVRGVDDLAKRAKSGKITIDDLSGASFSVSNPGMKGNLFGGAIINQPNVGILRMGEIQKRVVVVEGPNGEDLMAIHPVMYVALSYDHRIVDGVAANSFLWRVTEILEKGEFEV
- a CDS encoding Sun protein, producing MSVATKSRVPTARLVAEAALARVFDDDAFASAALEAELVRAPQLDARERALATELCYGTLRVLPWLEAKLDKHAKKSVTKQRPRVRASLAIASYQICFLDRIPPYAAVNEAVVAIRAASDARVAGFANAILRKVAASVSPERPSLTLALRASVPPWLGRALERSIGKEGRDQMIDLGASSPPLGLVVPHAEERNAILERLRAVAPPEAVLEPGQVSPLAIVARGAGRIDELLPGESVSIQEEGSQLVALALGAKGGERVLDACAGRGHKTRLLGFRVGAGGTVDAADLHPFKLDRIATPSGGPSSTTYAVDWTAGSGDVPAGYDAVLVDAPCSGSGTLRRRPDLLLRRSETGLAELQALQRAILERASSHVRVGGRLVYAVCSVLREEAEDVLAAAALDAHGFRPAPFASDEARAIFGDATMGRLLPHVHGTDGYFLASFVRTAP